The Akkermansia sp. RCC_12PD genome contains the following window.
GCCGGAGAATGTACAGATTGCCCCCGTCTTCCACCGGAACCAGGGAGGAAACGGTCTCCACCTGGGCAGGAAGCCCGTCCCGCGGCGGTTCCGGCTCCGGAACCTCATGAAGAATTTCATTCCTGATATCCGCCCACAGATTGCCGCTGGCCGGCAGGGAGATGAGGGCGGAAACCTTCTCATTCAAACGCTGGTAAAGGTTCTTCTCCCCGTTCAGCCGTTCGGAAAGCTCCTTATTCAGAGCAGGTCCGGAGACCTGCCCGGAGGGGGATATCTGAAGGTAGGCCGTGACGTAATCCGGCAGGTAGGAGGCCAGGTTGGAGGAACGGGCGGGTTCGCTGGGTGCCGGGGCGTCCATGCGCTGGTCGTAGGGGCGCCTGTAGGCGTAAAAAGGCAGATATTCGTAATAGCCGCGCGCCTGTTCAAAAGTGATGAAGGCGGTGAGCAGGCGGTCCATCTCCAGCTTGGCCTCATGAGCCAGGGACTCTACCTTGATTCGGTGTTCGGAATGGCCCGTTTCCTCCGCCTGAATCAGGAGAACGTGGGTGAGCCAGCCCAGAGTGCCGACGACCAGCAGCAGGCTGACGGTGAGCAGGATGATGCGGATGCGCCTGTTCACGGATCAGGAAAGGAAGGATGAATTCCAGCGGTAGCCCTGGCTTCTGAGTGTCTCCAGGGAGGCGGCCGCCTTCCCGCCCAGCTTGTCCCGCAGGCGCATGACGGTCATCTCCACGGAGCGTGTATCCGTCAGCCGCGGGTCCATGTCCCACACGCGGCGGAGCAGCTCGTCCCTGGTAATAACCCGGTTGGGGTGGGTGGCCATGTAGCTCAACAGCTCGAACTCGCGTGCGGTGAGGGTGGCCGTTTTGCCGTCTTCAAACGTAAGAAGGCGGTTGGCGCTGTCCAGCACAGCGCCGGGAATAGTGATCTCCCTGATCTGGCGCGGCCGTTCCGGAGACCTGCGGAGTACGGCCTCAATGCGGGCGATCAGCTCACGGATGCTGAACGGCTTGACGATGTAATCGTCCGCCCCCAGCTTCAGCCCCTGCACGCGGTCCTCTTCCTCCCCGCGGGCCGTCAGCATGATGACGGGCGTTCCGGGGCGTTCCTCGGACATGACCTGGAGCACCTGGAAGCCGTCTGCGCCGGGCATCGCCACATCCAGCAGGGCCAGGTCGAAATTGCGTTCCCGCACGGCCCTGATGGCCGCCAGCCCTTCCTCCGCGGCCAGCACCTCGTAGCCGGAGGCGGTCAGCACGTCCGTCAGGGCGTGCCGGATGCTGTCGTCATCCTCTGCAACCAGAATGGTATATGTTAAGCTGCTCATCGTTTGAGTCTATAAAAACACACAATTTCCCCTTTTGTATAGAGAAACCTGCGCCCCTCCGGTAACAATGCCATAACAGGAAGCGCTTCTGCCGCGGAATTCCCGACCGTTTCAATTCTGCGTGAGGTTCCGGTACGGGGCGGGAAGGCTGGCGGTGGGAATCTCAATGGCCTCCATTGGTCCCGGCACGGTGCCTTCAAAAAACGGCACTCCCTTGTAGGAAAGAATGATCCTGGAATGGACCATGCCGCCGGTGGTCTGGCGCAGGAAATCCTTGTTCCGGAAAACGAGCAGCGTTTTTCCGTTCTCCGCGGCCACGGGGCGGCACTGGAAATTGCCCAGCGTAGCGCCGGAGGCGTCCGTCATCTGGACGGGAAGCACATACGCTTCTGAAAAAGTGGGGGCATACACTCCCCACAGGGAAGTGAGGCCCATGACGATGACAATCAGGACGCCGACGAATACTTTTGTTGAAGTGGACATGCGGAGAGTTGAATGGTGCTGCCCGCATATGTCCGCGTTCCGGAACGGATACCGTGCGGCGTCAGCGTTGTTGTTTAAGCCATTCGGCGGCCTGCGGGGCGTAATAAGTAAGGATCATGTCCGCCCCGGCGCGCCGGATGCAAGTTAGAGTCTCCAGAACGGCCTCCCGTTCATCCAGCCAGCCGGAGGATGCCGCGGACTTGATCATCAGGTACTCTCCGCTAACGTGGTAGGCCGCTACGGGCAGCGTGACATGCCTGCGCATGGCCGCGATTACGTCCAGATACAGCGTGGCGGGTTTCACCATCAGGATGTCTGCGCCCTCCGCTTCATCAAGCTGGGCTTCCCGCAGGGCTTCCCGGATATTGCCGGGATCCATCTGGTAGGTCTTCTTGTCCCCCTCCTTCGGCGCGCTCTCCAGAGCGCCGCGGAATGGCCCGTAAAGGGCGCTGGCATACTTGGCGGTATAGGCCATGATGGAAACGTCGTCCAGAGCCTCGGAATCCAGAGTGGCGCGGATGGCGGCCACGCGGCCGTCCATCATGTCGCTGGGGGAAATAATGTCCGCCCCGGCGTCTGCGTGGCACAGGGCCTGGCGGCAGAGGACTTCCACGGAATCGTCGTTGAGAATCTCCATGGTGCCGTCGGACCGGAACTCCACCAGGCCGTCGTGTCCGTCGGAATTATAGGGATCCAGCGCCACGTCCGTCATCACGGTAATACCGGGAACCCCGCTTTTAAGGGCGTAAATGGTGCGGGGAATGAGTCCGTCCGGGTTGCACGCCTCACAGGCGTCCGGCGTTTTCTTGTTGTCCGGAATGGCGGGGAAAAGGTCCAGCGTGTGGATTCCCAGGTCCATCAGGCGCTTGGCCTCCTCCACCAGTCCCCGCACGCTCCAGCGCGTGCAGCCGGGCAGGGAGGAGATGGGCTGGTTTTCGTCCCCTTCGTGGACGAAAACCGGGCAGATAAGATGTTCC
Protein-coding sequences here:
- a CDS encoding response regulator transcription factor, which produces MSSLTYTILVAEDDDSIRHALTDVLTASGYEVLAAEEGLAAIRAVRERNFDLALLDVAMPGADGFQVLQVMSEERPGTPVIMLTARGEEEDRVQGLKLGADDYIVKPFSIRELIARIEAVLRRSPERPRQIREITIPGAVLDSANRLLTFEDGKTATLTAREFELLSYMATHPNRVITRDELLRRVWDMDPRLTDTRSVEMTVMRLRDKLGGKAAASLETLRSQGYRWNSSFLS
- the hemB gene encoding porphobilinogen synthase — protein: MNLPIRPRRNRKSANIRDLVRETSLSPEHLICPVFVHEGDENQPISSLPGCTRWSVRGLVEEAKRLMDLGIHTLDLFPAIPDNKKTPDACEACNPDGLIPRTIYALKSGVPGITVMTDVALDPYNSDGHDGLVEFRSDGTMEILNDDSVEVLCRQALCHADAGADIISPSDMMDGRVAAIRATLDSEALDDVSIMAYTAKYASALYGPFRGALESAPKEGDKKTYQMDPGNIREALREAQLDEAEGADILMVKPATLYLDVIAAMRRHVTLPVAAYHVSGEYLMIKSAASSGWLDEREAVLETLTCIRRAGADMILTYYAPQAAEWLKQQR